A window of Cucurbita pepo subsp. pepo cultivar mu-cu-16 chromosome LG06, ASM280686v2, whole genome shotgun sequence contains these coding sequences:
- the LOC111797480 gene encoding uncharacterized protein LOC111797480, with protein MGNKTRKSKAKACLFAVVSQIIFVRIMFLKIAKEIWDYLKAKYEEDERIRRMKVLNLIRNFELQKMKESESVKEYSNRLLSIANKLLDKGYKVLFENKQCLIKDASDKDLFNVKMKGKSFALNPMEKEQMTFISRASVTEIWHKRLEHFHHRGLLEMQSKKLVGLAHIDDDMPPCRACNFESSERWLIDSGCTNHMTYDKEFFEKLRDTEVKRVRIDDGKHLEVEGKGTVAITSYEGYKVLFENKQCLIKDASDKDLFNVKMKGKSFALNPMEKEQMTFISRASVTEIWHKRLEHFHHRGLLEMQSKKLVGLAHIDDDMPPCRACNFGYKVLFENKQCLIKDASDKDLFNVKMKGKSFALNPMEKEQMTFISRASVTEIWHKRLEHFHHRGLLEMQSKKLVGLAHIDDDMPPCRACNFGKQHRKPFPKQNVLDLLLKQKLEVAGVFWKFKARVENESACLIQTIRSDNGKKYTFETFNRFCEEVGIEHQLTAPYTPQQNDVNERRNRFVMEMTRCMLHEKNLPKRSWGKVATTVVCLQNRISTKAVKNLASFEVWYGYKSSLKFLRVFWCLCFTYIPQVKCDKLDKKAKASIFVGYNTISKTYRVFQPHTSRVIASRDVHFAENEQWNWEELTKVNQISNAPNNFIFEEKLSEIEKNKTRKLVDRPLNRKIIEVRWMFRKKLGVHNI; from the exons ATGGGAAataagacaagaaaatcaaaggcaaaagcttgcctatttgcAGTTGTATCTCAAATTATCTTCGTGCGAATAATGTTCCTCAAAATAGCAAAGGAAATCTGGGATTATCTCAAGGCTAaatatgaagaagatgagaggattcgtAGAATGAAAGTCCTGAATTTGATTAGGAATttcgagttgcagaagatgaaggagtcggAGTCGGTGAAAGAGTACTCTAACAGACTTCTCAGCATTGCCAATaag TTACTTGATAAAGGCtataaagtgttgtttgagaataagcagTGCTTAATCAAAGATGCTAGTGACAAAGActtgttcaatgtcaaaatgaaaggaaaaagctttgctctaaatCCGATGGAGAAAGAGCAGATGACCTTTATATCCAGAGCTAGTGTCACTGagatttggcacaaaagacttgagcactttcatcatcgaggttTGCTTGAGATGCAGTCAAAGAAGCTAGTAGGACTCGCTCACATTGATGATGACATGCCTCCTTGTCGTGCTTGTAATTTTG AATCAAGCGAAAGATGGTTGATTGATAGTGGGTGCACAAATCATATGACATATGACAAGGAgttttttgagaaattaagagACACTGAAGTcaagagagtgaggattgACGATGGTAAACACTTGGAAGTCGAAGGAAAAGGCACAGTAGCTATAACAAGTtatgaag GCtataaagtgttgtttgagaataagcagTGCTTAATCAAAGATGCTAGTGACAAAGActtgttcaatgtcaaaatgaaaggaaaaagctttgctctaaatCCGATGGAGAAAGAGCAGATGACCTTTATATCCAGAGCTAGTGTCACTGagatttggcacaaaagacttgagcactttcatcatcgaggttTGCTTGAGATGCAGTCAAAGAAGCTAGTAGGACTCGCTCACATTGATGATGACATGCCTCCTTGTCGTGCTTGTAATTTTG GCtataaagtgttgtttgagaataagcagTGCTTAATCAAAGATGCTAGTGACAAAGActtgttcaatgtcaaaatgaaaggaaaaagctttgctctaaatCCGATGGAGAAAGAGCAGATGACCTTTATATCCAGAGCTAGTGTCACTGagatttggcacaaaagacttgagcactttcatcatcgaggttTGCTTGAGATGCAGTCAAAGAAGCTAGTAGGACTCGCTCACATTGATGATGACATGCCTCCTTGTCGTGCTTGTAATTTTGGTAAGCAACATAGAAaaccctttcctaaacag aatgtgttggatcTTCTGCTGAAGCAAAAGTTAGAAGTTGCGggtgtattttggaaattcaaagcaagagttgagaatgaaagtgCGTGCTTGATTCAGACTATAAGATCAGATAATGGCAAGAAGTACACTTTCGAAACTTTTAATAGGTTTTGTGAAGAAGTTGGAATTGAACATCAGTTGACAGCACCATACACTCCTCAACAGAATGATGTCAATGAAAGGAGGAATAGATTCGTAATGGAGATGACgagatgcatgcttcatgaGAAGAATCTTCCAAAACGTTCTTGGGGAAAAGTAGCAACCACTGTTGTGTGCttgcaaaatcgaatttcaacaaaagctgtGAAGAACCTGGCATCGTTTGAAGTTTGGTATGGCTACAAATCTTCTTTAAAGTTCCTTAGAGTATTTTGGTGTCTTTGCTTCACTTACATTCCACAGGTCAAGTGTGATAAGCTTGATAAAAAGGCAAAAGCTAGCATCTTTGTTGGGTATAACACTATATCCAAAACTTACAGAGTTTTTCAACCACACACTAGTCGTGTTATTGCGAGTcgagatgttcattttgctgaaaatgagcaatggaattgggaagaaCTGACGAAGGTGAATCAGATTTCTAATGCaccaaacaattttatttttg AGGAGAAGCTTTCAGAgatcgagaaaaacaaaaccaggAAATTGGTTGATCGACCTCTAAACAGAAAGATAATTGAAGTAAGATGGATGTTCAGGAAAAAGCTTGGAGTTCACAACATCTAA